In Dermacentor variabilis isolate Ectoservices chromosome 7, ASM5094787v1, whole genome shotgun sequence, a genomic segment contains:
- the LOC142587681 gene encoding uncharacterized protein LOC142587681, with translation MVLRKSEYRKNYKWFSPDKRNALWLENALYRAERRQREYGHEPLGDEADSGYEVGDSESEECGLPPTKLRQRRLQLIAAATAKPAEDDVDDGRHRKSTTPQSPQAAPRRRPAEKIDARSLAPSDKHVVTQTVRPAKRDIAVQTVLADIMRLPRVTQDHKRRTRSRYRGSPRKEPEHCRHCFALWGAPFENFGWADDVDTIGTKQTFNVAASTNEVYPSAQAAARTRQRSPTPPPPMQRKTFRSARPHSAPPKDRRLWISEYREQYR, from the exons ATGGTGCTTCGAAAGTCCGAGTACCGCAAGAACTACAAGTGGTTCTCGCCCGACAAACGCAACGCCCTGTGGTTGGAGAACGCGCTGTACCGCGCCGAGAGGCGCCAGCGCGAGTATGGCCACGAACCGCTGGGCGACGAGGCGGACAGCGGCTACGAGGTGGGAGACTCCGAGTCCGAGGAGTGCGGCTTACCACCGACGAAGCTGAGGCAGCGCCGGTTGCAGCTCATCGCGGCTGCCACGGCAAAGCCCGCCGAAGACGACGTTGACGACGGCCGCCACCGAAAATCCACGACGCCGCAGTCGCCGCAAGCAGCTCCCCGTCGTCGACCGGCGGAGAAGATCGACGCACGCTCGCTCG CACCTTCCGACAAGCACGTCGTCACGCAGACCGTGCGGCCTGCCAAGAGAGATATCGCCGTGCAGACTGTGCTGGCCGACATCATGAGGCTGCCCCGAGTCACTCAGGACCACAAACGACGAACTC GTAGCAGATACCGCGGAAGTCCCAGGAAGGAACCAGAACACTGTCGGCACTGCTTTGCCCTGTGGGGCGCCCCCTTCGAGAACTTTGGCTGGGCAGACGATGTCGACACGATAGGGACAAAACAGACGTTCAACGTGGCCGCCTCGACCAATGAG GTGTATCCCTCGGCCCAGGCGGCTGCGAGAACACGGCAGCGGTCACCAACTCCGCCACCGCCAATGCAGCGCAAAACCTTCCGGTCAGCCCGTCCACACTCGGCGCCCCCCAAGGACCGGCGCCTCTGGATCTCGGAGTACAGAGAACAGTACCGATGA